The following are encoded together in the Deltaproteobacteria bacterium genome:
- a CDS encoding BMC domain-containing protein — protein MKALGMIETKGLVGAIEAMDTMVKSANIEVLGMKEIGAGLVTVFVEGDVGAVKAALDAGAASVNKIGEIVSVHVIARPSEETLKALPKREKPGKKN, from the coding sequence ATGAAGGCGTTAGGTATGATCGAAACAAAGGGTCTGGTGGGCGCCATCGAGGCGATGGATACCATGGTAAAATCCGCCAATATCGAGGTCCTGGGCATGAAGGAGATCGGGGCGGGGCTGGTCACGGTCTTCGTGGAAGGGGATGTCGGGGCCGTAAAGGCCGCTCTGGACGCGGGCGCGGCCTCGGTCAACAAGATCGGCGAGATCGTTTCCGTCCATGTCATCGCCCGGCCGAGTGAAGAAACTCTCAAGGCGCTCCCCAAAAGAGAGAAACCGGGCAAGAAAAACTAG
- a CDS encoding EutN/CcmL family microcompartment protein, whose protein sequence is MKLCKVVGFATASIKEEGLSAFKLLVVKGIDEEGVPSGQPFLAVDTLGAGHSELVAVTTGAPALNALNNKDLPVDAVIVAILDSVSVNQKEIYSKSKEE, encoded by the coding sequence ATGAAACTTTGCAAGGTCGTTGGATTCGCCACCGCCTCCATCAAGGAGGAGGGGTTGAGTGCTTTCAAGCTCCTGGTGGTAAAAGGTATCGATGAGGAGGGCGTTCCCTCGGGTCAGCCCTTCCTGGCCGTGGACACCCTTGGAGCGGGTCATTCCGAACTCGTTGCTGTAACGACTGGAGCACCCGCCCTCAATGCCCTGAATAACAAAGACTTGCCCGTTGACGCGGTCATCGTGGCAATCCTTGACAGCGTATCCGTAAACCAAAAAGAAATCTACAGCAAGAGCAAGGAGGAATAG
- a CDS encoding TRAP transporter substrate-binding protein — MKQRKIFTLACIITFLLTGIMLSIPGGAAHAKKIELSLANEAPPFFVYTIISKKFKEMLEQKIGDKVTVKIYHSGQLGGEKDTIEGEMIGTVDMAIVQSSLLALWEEQMVYIDIPFLYRDVDHAIKVMNGPIGQSINRKMEKHGVKILACMNLGFRGIYNRKKPIYKPEDVAGMKYRVIQNPLYVDLINSWGAKAVPMNFGEVYTALQQGVLDAAGLEPYSYEIMKHYEPAPYFSITNHIYQAFLLTMSKKKFDSLPADVQEAILSTAKALVPTAVQITKDIDYRVIGKLVRENKVLFNVADIEAFRKASRAVSEKYSAKVGKDIIDAIKAVK; from the coding sequence ATGAAACAGAGGAAAATCTTTACCCTGGCATGCATCATCACATTTCTTTTGACGGGCATTATGTTGAGCATCCCGGGTGGTGCGGCCCACGCAAAAAAGATCGAACTTTCACTGGCCAACGAAGCACCGCCGTTTTTCGTCTACACCATCATCTCCAAAAAATTCAAGGAGATGCTGGAACAGAAGATCGGGGACAAGGTCACCGTAAAAATCTACCACTCGGGACAATTGGGTGGAGAAAAGGACACCATTGAAGGCGAGATGATCGGAACCGTGGACATGGCCATTGTTCAAAGCTCACTCTTAGCCCTCTGGGAAGAACAGATGGTCTACATTGACATCCCCTTTCTGTACCGGGACGTAGACCATGCCATCAAGGTGATGAACGGACCGATCGGGCAATCCATCAACCGGAAGATGGAAAAACACGGTGTAAAAATCCTCGCATGCATGAATCTGGGTTTTCGCGGCATCTACAATAGAAAAAAACCCATCTATAAACCAGAAGACGTGGCGGGAATGAAGTACCGCGTGATCCAAAACCCCCTTTACGTAGACCTCATCAATTCCTGGGGAGCAAAGGCGGTCCCCATGAATTTCGGGGAGGTCTATACGGCCCTCCAGCAGGGAGTCCTGGATGCGGCGGGACTGGAGCCGTACTCCTATGAGATCATGAAGCACTATGAACCGGCCCCCTATTTCTCCATAACCAACCACATCTATCAGGCCTTCCTGCTCACCATGTCGAAGAAAAAATTCGACTCCCTCCCCGCCGATGTTCAGGAGGCCATCCTGAGTACAGCGAAGGCCCTTGTCCCCACGGCCGTTCAGATCACCAAGGACATCGATTATCGGGTCATCGGCAAACTTGTCAGGGAAAACAAGGTCCTTTTCAACGTGGCCGATATCGAGGCCTTCAGGAAGGCCTCCAGGGCGGTGAGTGAAAAGTACTCCGCCAAGGTGGGAAAAGATATCATCGACGCCATCAAGGCAGTGAAATAA
- a CDS encoding 4Fe-4S dicluster domain-containing protein, with protein MIIVDVSKCSGCRRCEVHCSFYHSGKVGRSGARIKVVKVEESGIDFPVNCRLCKERYCAKCPESAIQFGRYGQVVLSTTLCTGCGTCEKLCPIGAIELFEEVPVVCDLCGGDPRCVKACTMGALSFEPEGAGKVSLEIFKKRARGKTPEEKRLDFALESVEGLREQWLKQRRG; from the coding sequence ATGATCATCGTGGATGTTTCAAAGTGTTCGGGTTGCCGCCGTTGTGAAGTCCACTGCTCCTTTTATCATTCTGGGAAGGTTGGAAGGAGCGGGGCCCGAATCAAGGTGGTGAAGGTGGAGGAGTCCGGGATCGATTTCCCCGTCAACTGCAGACTCTGCAAGGAACGTTACTGTGCAAAGTGCCCGGAATCGGCCATCCAGTTCGGTCGGTACGGTCAGGTGGTCCTCTCAACCACACTATGCACGGGATGTGGCACCTGCGAGAAACTCTGTCCCATCGGGGCGATTGAGCTTTTCGAGGAGGTCCCGGTGGTTTGCGATCTTTGCGGCGGTGATCCCCGCTGTGTGAAGGCTTGTACCATGGGGGCCCTTTCCTTTGAACCTGAAGGGGCTGGAAAGGTCAGCCTCGAAATCTTCAAGAAGAGGGCCCGGGGTAAGACCCCGGAAGAAAAGCGACTGGACTTCGCCCTTGAATCCGTTGAGGGACTCAGGGAACAATGGCTCAAGCAAAGGAGGGGTTGA
- a CDS encoding BMC domain-containing protein has translation MAEEHFQLRTYAFIDSMQPQFAAFLGSELDGDVPLANMAELWMELAPGSEVYNLLDLALKASDARPGLQMVEREFGVLEIHSFSVESVKDAGKTILETCGLDISQRLRPKVVSSKIIHKVNPYQAQQINKNRKGNLLLPGLSLLVFEVEPAAYIVSAANEAEKASDVQLVHFNPFGRFGRLFLSGRESEIRSALEAAVAAIENP, from the coding sequence ATGGCTGAGGAACACTTTCAACTCAGGACGTATGCCTTCATAGACAGCATGCAGCCTCAGTTCGCCGCCTTCCTGGGCTCGGAGCTCGACGGGGACGTACCCCTGGCCAACATGGCGGAATTGTGGATGGAACTGGCCCCGGGCAGTGAGGTGTACAACCTGCTCGACCTGGCCCTCAAGGCCAGCGACGCAAGGCCGGGTCTTCAAATGGTGGAGAGGGAATTCGGGGTCCTGGAAATCCACTCCTTTTCCGTGGAGTCCGTGAAGGACGCCGGGAAGACCATCCTGGAGACCTGCGGGCTGGATATCTCCCAGAGACTCAGGCCCAAGGTGGTCTCATCGAAGATCATCCACAAGGTGAATCCCTATCAGGCCCAGCAAATCAACAAGAACAGGAAGGGGAATCTCCTCCTTCCGGGCCTCTCTCTCCTTGTCTTCGAGGTGGAGCCGGCGGCCTATATTGTTTCGGCCGCCAACGAGGCGGAGAAGGCGAGCGACGTGCAACTGGTACACTTCAACCCCTTCGGCCGGTTTGGGAGGCTTTTCCTTTCCGGCCGGGAATCGGAAATCAGGTCCGCCCTGGAGGCGGCCGTTGCAGCGATCGAAAACCCCTGA
- a CDS encoding TRAP transporter small permease, with protein sequence MLDRISHLLNIFVKHLAGLLTAAMTVVVFLQVLFRYVFNAPLDWSEEMATFAFTWMALLGASVGLKGEEHPALDIFFMRLSGKIQIFVKTIINLSIIFMLVILFIYGIKLTLAMRSQSTAALGYSVSFVYVVLPISALIMLLHIIVQALDLFRKKEKED encoded by the coding sequence ATGCTGGACAGGATAAGTCACCTTCTCAATATCTTTGTAAAACACCTGGCGGGTCTCCTCACGGCGGCCATGACCGTCGTGGTCTTTCTCCAGGTGCTCTTCCGTTATGTCTTCAACGCGCCCCTCGACTGGTCCGAGGAGATGGCCACCTTCGCCTTCACCTGGATGGCCCTCCTGGGGGCGAGCGTCGGGCTGAAAGGGGAAGAACATCCCGCCCTGGACATCTTTTTCATGCGGCTCTCCGGAAAAATTCAGATCTTCGTGAAGACGATCATCAACCTGAGCATCATCTTCATGCTGGTGATTCTTTTCATTTACGGAATAAAGTTGACCCTGGCCATGAGGAGTCAGTCCACCGCGGCGCTGGGATACTCCGTATCCTTTGTTTATGTCGTTCTCCCGATCTCCGCTCTCATCATGCTCCTTCACATAATCGTTCAGGCCCTGGACCTCTTCAGGAAGAAGGAAAAGGAAGATTAG
- a CDS encoding TRAP transporter large permease, translating to MALTLFTIFFVLLIIGAPIVFAIGVGTTAALMVGGIPLEILPQKIFSGLAHFPYLAVPLFVLAGMLMETGGISRRIVDLSNALVGHIRGGMGMVVMVATIFFSDISGSSAADTAAIGSVMIPPMKKRGYDPSFAAALVTAAGGMGVLIPPCLTMVVFGSLTNTSIGALFLAGFVPGIGMGLILMLLTYVIARKKNFPREKRATLKELLVAFKRSFLSLFMGVIILGGIILGIFTATEAAAVAVVYGFFLSVILYREIKWSQLPEILWKSAVISGVVMLVVGISYAFGWVLAKEQIPVKLANFMLGIPGGKWVFLLAVNLLLLLMGMFFDASLSVVILVPILFPVALKLGIHPVHFGTFVIMNLGIGFTTPPFGLSLFIASSIAKVRLSSIIKPIFPYILTMIAFLMVVTYVPWFSLVLPRIFMGY from the coding sequence ATGGCCCTCACGCTTTTCACAATATTCTTTGTCCTTCTCATCATCGGGGCGCCCATCGTTTTCGCCATCGGGGTTGGAACCACCGCAGCCCTCATGGTGGGCGGCATCCCCCTCGAAATCCTGCCCCAGAAGATCTTCTCCGGACTGGCCCATTTCCCCTATCTGGCCGTACCGCTGTTCGTCCTTGCAGGGATGCTCATGGAGACCGGGGGCATTTCCAGGCGTATCGTGGATCTTTCCAACGCATTGGTGGGTCATATCCGAGGGGGCATGGGCATGGTGGTCATGGTGGCCACCATCTTCTTCTCGGATATTTCAGGTTCTTCGGCCGCCGATACAGCGGCCATCGGCAGCGTGATGATCCCGCCCATGAAAAAAAGGGGATATGACCCGAGCTTCGCCGCGGCCCTGGTAACCGCGGCCGGCGGCATGGGTGTCCTGATTCCGCCCTGCCTCACGATGGTCGTCTTCGGCAGCCTTACCAACACCTCCATCGGCGCCCTCTTCCTTGCGGGTTTCGTACCGGGAATCGGGATGGGGCTCATCTTGATGCTGCTGACCTATGTCATAGCAAGGAAGAAAAATTTCCCGCGTGAGAAACGGGCCACTTTAAAAGAACTGCTGGTGGCGTTCAAACGCTCCTTCCTTTCCCTCTTCATGGGGGTGATCATTCTCGGGGGGATCATCCTCGGAATCTTCACCGCGACGGAGGCCGCCGCCGTGGCCGTGGTATACGGCTTCTTCCTTTCCGTGATCCTTTACAGGGAAATCAAGTGGTCCCAGCTGCCTGAAATCCTCTGGAAATCAGCCGTCATATCCGGGGTGGTAATGCTCGTCGTAGGCATCTCCTATGCCTTCGGATGGGTGCTTGCAAAGGAGCAGATTCCTGTCAAGCTGGCCAACTTCATGCTCGGGATCCCGGGCGGAAAGTGGGTCTTCCTCCTTGCCGTGAACCTGCTCTTGCTATTGATGGGCATGTTTTTCGACGCCTCCCTTTCCGTTGTCATCCTGGTGCCCATCCTTTTCCCGGTGGCGCTCAAGCTCGGCATCCACCCGGTCCATTTCGGCACCTTCGTGATCATGAACCTGGGGATCGGTTTTACGACCCCTCCCTTCGGCCTGTCCCTGTTCATCGCTTCGAGTATCGCCAAGGTCAGGCTGAGTTCCATCATCAAACCCATATTTCCCTATATCCTCACCATGATCGCCTTTCTCATGGTGGTGACCTATGTGCCCTGGTTTTCCCTGGTCCTTCCGAGGATCTTCATGGGGTACTAG
- a CDS encoding helix-turn-helix transcriptional regulator — protein sequence MEGLGSKIREERKALGLTLEQFAELLGTSTSMLQRVETGVRSPSVDLLVEIANVCRKPIDEFLNNKPIGFRKFDPSNQKTIHISGCDITILCPYGLISKDIVVSHFRGKKGAEIEPQRHDGYCWVYILKGSCTFEHDGVQHELKKGDSIFYDAAKPQHLKVKSTLESIRITIRR from the coding sequence ATGGAAGGCTTGGGCTCCAAGATCAGAGAGGAACGAAAGGCCCTGGGACTCACCCTTGAACAATTCGCCGAACTCCTGGGGACGAGCACCTCCATGTTGCAGCGGGTGGAAACCGGTGTGAGGTCCCCCTCGGTCGATCTTTTGGTCGAGATCGCCAACGTCTGCCGGAAACCGATCGACGAATTCCTCAACAATAAGCCCATCGGGTTTCGGAAATTCGACCCTTCAAACCAGAAAACGATCCACATCAGCGGTTGCGATATCACCATTCTATGCCCTTACGGCCTTATCTCAAAGGACATAGTTGTCAGCCATTTCCGGGGAAAGAAGGGGGCTGAAATCGAACCCCAGCGGCATGACGGGTATTGCTGGGTGTATATCCTTAAAGGAAGTTGCACCTTCGAACACGACGGGGTTCAACATGAATTAAAAAAAGGGGACTCCATTTTCTACGATGCGGCCAAACCCCAACACCTCAAGGTCAAATCGACCCTGGAGTCCATCCGGATCACCATCAGAAGGTAA
- a CDS encoding ABC transporter ATP-binding protein, producing the protein MEQAPVLELEHVDTFYGSIQVLYDINIRIHEGELVCLLGGNASGKSTTLKTILGICKIKRGTVRLMGERIDGKPTKHIIARGVAIVPENRRIFPRLTVLENMEMGAYLRKDPEGVKKDIERMLDLFPRLGERLHRPGMTLSGGEQQMLAMARALLSNPKVLLMDEPSMGLAPILVDQQFELIKEVNRRGTTIFVVEQNANMALSIADRGYVLQTGAILLTDTAEKLLANDMMKRAYLATGG; encoded by the coding sequence ATGGAGCAGGCGCCTGTCCTGGAACTGGAACACGTTGATACATTTTATGGAAGCATCCAGGTGTTGTACGATATCAACATCCGCATTCATGAAGGAGAACTGGTCTGTCTCCTGGGTGGAAACGCTTCCGGAAAATCCACCACCCTTAAGACCATCCTGGGAATCTGTAAGATCAAAAGGGGCACCGTGCGGCTCATGGGAGAGAGGATCGACGGCAAACCCACCAAGCATATTATAGCCCGCGGGGTAGCAATCGTTCCCGAAAACCGCCGGATATTCCCCCGCCTCACGGTGCTCGAAAACATGGAAATGGGGGCTTACCTGAGAAAGGATCCGGAGGGCGTCAAGAAAGACATAGAGCGAATGCTAGACCTTTTCCCCCGCCTCGGGGAGCGCCTCCACAGGCCCGGGATGACCTTGAGCGGCGGAGAACAGCAGATGCTCGCCATGGCCCGCGCACTTCTTTCGAACCCGAAGGTGCTCCTCATGGATGAACCTTCCATGGGACTTGCCCCCATCCTCGTGGACCAACAATTCGAGCTGATCAAGGAAGTCAACCGGAGGGGAACCACGATTTTCGTGGTGGAACAAAACGCCAACATGGCCCTTTCCATAGCGGACCGCGGCTATGTGCTCCAGACCGGCGCCATACTCCTGACCGACACGGCGGAAAAACTACTCGCAAACGACATGATGAAACGGGCCTACCTGGCTACGGGCGGATAA
- a CDS encoding aminotransferase class V-fold PLP-dependent enzyme, with amino-acid sequence MKKVITGEDVHLAYKAGEKEIRLGPKDIVTSVARETAEKYGLRFVRETESAPLTSGAPAGAGVFVPRRLEIAGDRTSPSPSPPGSSPSPPFDMDYWRKQFPILKDRVHVANCSQSPQSTFTRDAAMEYMENWNRMGMDWERWMEEIHRSKEEFAKIIHADPSEIAVGTSVSELTSVVASSLPLNAGRKTIVLTEAEFPTVGHVWQATRKYGYDVRFIPVKNGMIDIEDYDRYVDEDTLLTSLCDVYYYNGFRQDLARIIPKVHEKGSLVYIDAYQGLGTHPLDVKALDIDILSSGNLKYLLGVPGIAFLYVKREIVEYLKPAFTGWFGRKEPFAFDIHTVDYAEDARRFDTGTPPVPTAYIARGGMKIINLVGVDKIFQWTNVLSEHCIKGALERGLEVVSPTDLSIKAPNTAIRVPGNSHDFELALREEGVIASARADVVRIAPHFFTTLEDIDYVLDCYVKIMKKMKLPAASSRVS; translated from the coding sequence ATGAAAAAAGTGATCACGGGAGAAGACGTCCATTTGGCATATAAGGCGGGGGAAAAAGAGATCCGCCTGGGACCAAAGGACATCGTTACGAGTGTAGCCAGGGAAACCGCCGAAAAATACGGACTGCGATTTGTCCGGGAAACCGAATCCGCTCCCTTAACCTCAGGGGCTCCGGCAGGGGCGGGGGTCTTCGTTCCCCGGCGACTGGAGATAGCTGGAGATAGGACTTCCCCCTCCCCGTCTCCTCCGGGCTCTTCTCCCAGCCCGCCCTTTGATATGGACTACTGGCGCAAACAGTTTCCCATCCTGAAAGACCGTGTCCATGTGGCCAACTGCTCCCAGTCACCTCAATCCACCTTCACCCGGGATGCGGCCATGGAATACATGGAAAACTGGAACAGGATGGGTATGGACTGGGAGCGGTGGATGGAGGAGATTCACCGCTCCAAGGAGGAGTTCGCGAAAATCATCCATGCCGATCCGAGCGAGATCGCCGTGGGCACGTCGGTCTCGGAATTGACGAGCGTGGTTGCCAGTTCCCTCCCCCTGAATGCCGGGAGGAAAACCATCGTCTTGACCGAGGCCGAATTCCCTACCGTGGGCCACGTCTGGCAGGCCACTCGGAAATACGGCTATGACGTCCGGTTCATTCCCGTCAAGAACGGCATGATCGATATCGAGGACTATGACCGGTACGTGGACGAAGACACCCTCCTCACCTCCCTGTGCGATGTTTACTATTACAACGGTTTCCGGCAGGACCTGGCACGCATCATCCCAAAGGTCCACGAAAAGGGCTCCCTGGTGTACATTGACGCCTACCAGGGCCTGGGCACTCATCCCCTGGACGTAAAGGCATTGGATATCGATATTCTTTCTTCCGGGAACCTCAAGTATCTCCTTGGGGTTCCCGGCATCGCCTTCCTATACGTGAAGCGTGAGATCGTGGAATACCTCAAGCCGGCCTTCACGGGGTGGTTCGGACGGAAGGAACCCTTTGCATTCGATATTCACACCGTGGATTATGCTGAGGATGCACGCCGGTTCGATACCGGGACCCCCCCGGTCCCCACCGCTTACATCGCAAGGGGGGGGATGAAAATCATAAATCTCGTCGGGGTGGACAAGATCTTCCAATGGACCAACGTCCTTTCCGAGCATTGCATCAAGGGGGCCCTGGAGCGGGGCCTTGAGGTCGTAAGCCCCACTGATCTGAGCATAAAGGCCCCAAACACCGCCATCCGGGTTCCCGGCAATTCCCACGACTTCGAGCTGGCCCTGAGGGAAGAAGGGGTCATCGCATCGGCCAGGGCGGACGTGGTGAGGATAGCTCCCCACTTTTTCACCACACTGGAGGATATCGACTATGTCCTTGACTGCTATGTGAAAATCATGAAGAAAATGAAGCTACCTGCTGCAAGCAGCAGGGTATCTTGA
- a CDS encoding aldehyde ferredoxin oxidoreductase family protein, which yields MLHGYGGYVLRVDLTTGGTKREKTDPAYVMRAIGGRGLNSWRLYDELKRDADPLSEENMLLIGVGPLTGTLLSTSAYTTISGKSPMTGILGDSAAGGFFGPELKQAGYDQIIITGRAEKPCYLFIADDFVEVRDASHLWGKDIWETTSAIRKECSDNAIQVAAIGPAGENLVRYATVACNNSRMFGRSGMGCLFGSKKLKAVAVRGKGRLSVSDPLGFMDLCRELDRRIMDHPEYERRKALGSTLLMKALHGIGILPTNHFQEGLAPYVDQVSGERLAEIYKVKNKACYNCNIHCSRYYITEDGESEGPEFETLCSYSSRIGNDDLRFALKMNAFLNRMGVDSLSSGETIGWAMECVQRGLLGRDDFEGLDFTWGNRETIEKLLHMIVYRQGIGDLFAEGTRHLARHYGKGTEEYAFHVKGLDMICGDPRGLKAFGLTYAIASRGADHLRAEPFFELTERYEESERRFGTRDAADRLSDNGKAVLVEYTERQALLTDCLTMCKNVGLSMDILDFEFAAGLLRTGTGLKFTEGKVNEALRGVIDAERRLNIDFGVDASQDTLPGRFTREPLREGPSKGNVVPIEKMVKEYYRLRGWDDDGVPK from the coding sequence ATGCTTCACGGATACGGCGGATACGTGCTTCGGGTCGACTTGACCACGGGCGGAACAAAGAGGGAAAAAACGGATCCCGCTTATGTGATGAGGGCCATCGGGGGGCGGGGCCTGAACTCCTGGCGCCTTTACGATGAGCTGAAGAGGGATGCGGATCCCCTCTCAGAAGAAAACATGCTTCTTATCGGAGTGGGACCCTTAACCGGTACGCTTCTTTCCACGTCGGCCTACACCACTATTTCGGGCAAATCTCCCATGACCGGGATTCTCGGGGATTCCGCGGCAGGCGGTTTTTTCGGTCCTGAGCTCAAACAGGCTGGCTATGATCAGATTATCATCACCGGGAGAGCGGAAAAGCCATGCTATCTCTTCATCGCCGATGACTTCGTGGAGGTCCGGGACGCCTCCCACCTGTGGGGAAAGGATATCTGGGAGACCACATCAGCCATCCGGAAGGAATGTAGTGACAATGCCATACAGGTGGCGGCCATCGGTCCCGCGGGCGAGAACCTGGTCAGGTATGCCACGGTGGCCTGCAACAACTCCCGGATGTTCGGGCGGAGCGGGATGGGTTGCCTTTTCGGTTCGAAAAAACTCAAGGCCGTGGCCGTGCGGGGAAAGGGACGTCTAAGCGTATCGGATCCCCTGGGATTCATGGACCTGTGCCGAGAGCTGGATCGGAGGATTATGGATCACCCTGAGTATGAACGGCGCAAGGCCCTGGGGTCCACGCTCCTGATGAAGGCCTTGCACGGAATCGGGATCCTCCCCACCAATCATTTCCAGGAAGGGTTGGCCCCTTATGTAGATCAGGTGAGCGGTGAGAGGCTGGCGGAGATCTATAAAGTCAAGAACAAGGCCTGTTATAATTGCAACATCCATTGCTCACGGTATTATATTACGGAAGATGGAGAGTCCGAGGGTCCGGAATTCGAGACCCTTTGCAGTTACAGCAGCCGGATCGGGAACGATGATCTCCGCTTCGCCCTGAAAATGAACGCCTTCCTCAACCGCATGGGGGTGGATTCCCTGAGTTCCGGGGAAACAATCGGCTGGGCCATGGAATGCGTGCAAAGGGGGCTTTTGGGCAGGGATGATTTTGAAGGGCTCGATTTTACCTGGGGAAACAGGGAGACCATCGAGAAACTTCTCCATATGATCGTTTACCGGCAGGGAATCGGCGATTTATTCGCGGAGGGAACTCGGCATCTGGCCCGGCATTACGGGAAGGGGACGGAGGAATACGCTTTCCACGTAAAGGGCCTGGACATGATCTGCGGAGATCCCCGGGGCCTGAAGGCCTTCGGGCTCACTTACGCCATCGCCTCCAGGGGGGCGGATCATCTGCGTGCTGAACCTTTCTTCGAATTGACGGAACGCTACGAGGAATCCGAGAGGCGATTCGGCACCCGGGATGCGGCGGACCGTCTATCCGACAATGGAAAGGCCGTTCTGGTGGAGTATACCGAACGGCAGGCCCTGCTCACCGATTGCCTGACCATGTGCAAGAATGTGGGTCTGAGTATGGACATCCTGGATTTCGAGTTTGCCGCCGGGCTGCTTCGGACCGGCACGGGTCTCAAGTTTACGGAGGGCAAGGTGAACGAGGCGCTGCGGGGCGTCATAGATGCCGAGCGGCGCCTAAATATAGATTTCGGGGTGGATGCGAGTCAGGATACCCTGCCGGGGCGGTTTACACGGGAACCTTTGCGGGAAGGCCCTTCAAAGGGAAATGTGGTTCCCATTGAGAAGATGGTCAAGGAGTATTATCGACTCAGGGGCTGGGATGATGACGGGGTCCCGAAATAG
- a CDS encoding TIGR04076 family protein, producing the protein MYKLKITVERIDGYCSLPMLVGDSFILEERGKIMIPEGKFICMWALQSMMPILPILQRTEPRKGEWTSLSGVRFSCPDPDGRVQYRIERIEEE; encoded by the coding sequence GTGTATAAATTGAAGATTACGGTGGAAAGGATAGATGGTTATTGCTCCCTTCCCATGTTGGTCGGTGATAGCTTTATTCTGGAGGAGCGGGGGAAGATCATGATCCCTGAGGGCAAATTCATATGTATGTGGGCCCTTCAGAGCATGATGCCCATCCTACCCATCCTCCAGCGAACCGAACCCAGGAAGGGGGAATGGACCAGCCTTTCAGGGGTTCGATTCTCTTGCCCTGATCCCGATGGGCGGGTTCAGTACCGCATAGAAAGGATAGAGGAAGAATGA